Within the Miscanthus floridulus cultivar M001 chromosome 2, ASM1932011v1, whole genome shotgun sequence genome, the region TTAATCTTCTGTACACATGTATCTAGCGTTTCTGCAATTATTTTTTGCTGGTCAATTTGAAGATTAGGCCATCAAGTTATTACTTGAGGGCAAGAGAAGTCTCAAGTCAATGTCACATGGTACTGGATTTCTGCAGCAACATGTTAAACTGCTGTTGCCTTTATCCAGAAAACTTCAACTCTGTATGTAGTATTCCAAATCTACCTAGATGACTGTTTTCTTTGGCTGCTCAATTTGAAGAATATGGCACTATGGTTGACTTCAGGATAATATATATAAGTAAATGCCACATATTATAGTAAAAAGGAAGTCAACGGCACATGGTTTTGCAGGAAATGTAATTTTTATACAGAAAACTTGAGTGTACTGATGGAGACCGGTACCAAACTTAGAACATCAGCAATACAAGAACTTCTGCCAAAGTTAGGCAATAGCTTTTACGAAAGGGCTTATACCGCTCCTTTATTTTCTCTCTTATAAGGGATACTCCCGTCATtcgattattattatttttgccTCACGTCAAACTAGTTAAATTATTCTTTCTTACTCCCTCCTCAAGGTGCACGAAATCTATGAGCAATAGTTAGTCTGACATGAGAAAATGAGACTACAGGAGAACAATTTTCGAGACTACAAGTTAAGGCATAAGGGTACCTTTggaacacaaaaaaaaaaattacaggATTCAGTTCATTTTCATAAGAAAAACgcagaaaatttaaaaaaaatatcagCATTTCAAAAGGGCCTAAGCATCGTCTTGcaactgagagagagagagagagagttctgAAAACACAAGGACTGATTCACTGAAGCAGTAGTAGAGAAGCAAACACTGCTATTGGTGTATAGGTGCCTTCTAGCCGAAGCATAATTTGCTTCCAGATTTGGCTGCAACCTAGTAGAAGAGAGATCGGAGAGATCTGATCTTGTGGTGGCCTAGCTGGTCTACCCCCGCTACACGGCATCTGCCTTGTACCCCCGCTACTACTACCAAGCGATGTCCTGGCGTTGATGGGAGGCTTCCCGTGCCGTGCTTAACTGCACAAGTACAAACAAGGGCGAAAATGACGGATCCAATTGAATCTTGAAGAAATCAATCTCATatggatgatgatggcacatGTCACTGTCACCTGTTTTATGTCTGTCGCATGGTTGGAAGATTTGACGATGTTGGTGGTGCCGGCTCAGCGAAGAAATAATGTTTTTCTTTCATAAGAAATTAGCTAACAGTACTTTTAGTTATGAAAAACAATAACTGAAAGTaccgttcgctgatttgttgtgagaaaaaaatactattttttcGCTGAAACGGTAAGATAAGCCAACGGGGCCTTAGTTGCAAACGAATCCAAACTGGCATACATACAGTTCAATTTCTCGTATTGAATTAGTCATTACTACTAATTACAAATTAATATAGCAGCGCTACTGGTGTTAGATTTTTACAGGTACGAAACACATGTACATGAATCGTAGCAAGCATTTTTTTCCTTGCGTCGTGGATGCGTGCATTACGAAATCCTCAACAGTGCGAACTTTTTGGCATATGACTCATAATGTAAATAATCATACAATGAAAACCTTACATTATCTTAAGAGTGCGTTCATAAAATTAGCTGTTGCTCAaaaaaaatagtttctatctttcTTCGGTTACTCATAAATTATCATTGAAGATATCCTTACTAAGAATCTGTTTGGGACTGTGGTACACCGTGGAGGGGCTCCAAAGAAGGTTAGAGTTTTTGAATCACTATTTTATTAAAAACAGAATCTAACGAAGAGCGAAGCAGTTCCAAACATAATCTAACGAAAAAGCTTGCCCTTGCGTGTCATGGACGCGTGCTTGACTAAAGCACTATTTCAGTCTGCAATGAACATTACTAATATGTCACAGTATATTATTGTAATGTCTATAACTATGAAACGTAGAAGTGGTTTTAGATATGAATACAATGCTAGCAAAAATGTATGATATATTAAATGTTTTCCATTGAGTGCCTGCACATccttgaaaaagaaaaaggaaagagtATAGAAGAAAAAAAATTGCTGGAAAGTTTGAAACTTTGAATTGCATGTGCAGGGAAGATGACTTTTAACATTTATATGAACGTAGTAGATGGACGGCACATTAGCTTGTCTGGCAATTCGGCAATTCCAAAAAATTTGACTCTGAATGAATCACACCCTGCTCCGGTCGAAAAGGTTCCAGTAAAGCCATTCAACTGAACTACTCTACGCCCTGGGTCGGGTCCGGTAGGACTTATTACAGTTACaactaatttattataaaaaaactaTTTTATAACTAAAAAAGTAGGGTGACCTGACGCATAACATCGAGCCAACACGGCCGAATAGAGTAGGTGCAGTACTTTTGAAAAGATAGATTGTGGGATGGGAGAGAATGATGTCctgtttagttcgtgaattttaAGAATTTaactacggtagcactttcgtttttatttgataattattgtttaatcatggactaattagactcaaaacgttcgtctcgtaatttccaactaaattgtgcaattagttttttttgtctatatttaatgctctatgcatgtatcgtaagattcgatataATGCCTACCGTAGCATTCTTTAGAAAAGTTTTTAGAAACTAAACGAGCACCGAGTGATCAGATTCGTGGCACAAGCAAAGCCCATATAAATATACACAAATAATATAAATGGATAGATAAAACATTGGCCGGcaataaaaaaaaaaggaaaccggTGAAAGCAGTCCAGCCTGCGTGTTTCGTGTGTCTGAGGATCTCCTGGTCTCCTCCCCTCCGCATCGTCATCCACCTCCTCCACCCCGCCCCTCCTCGCTCCCTCGCTTGCTCTATACTCCCCCCTCAGCCCCTCCTCCTCTGCTGATGATTTGAGCATCTGAAGGATAGACAGAGAGCAGGGACGCTGCTCACCTCCCCGGAGGTGCTGGTGCTACGCTACGGAGGAGGAGTAACTACTGCTACGAGGTaagcaccaccaccgccacccgcCGCCGCCTCTTCTCTCTTGCTGGAAAAATCGTCCTGGTGCTGAGTTGACTGCAGCTGGATTCATTCCTTCGTTCCTCTCGCTCATCTTGTTCGGCCAGGGGATCGACGGTCCGATCCGTCCGCGCCTCAATTCGTCCGTCGCCCCGGCCGGACGACCCGATTCCTCCTTCGTCTCCGCCGCCCTCTTCGCCTCgctcgctccctccctccctccctcccgagGTCATCTCCACCACGTGCTCTCGGGAACTCTGCCGCCCAGCTCCCGATCTCCATCATTCCCCTCAGCCACCTTTTCGTTTCTCTGAATTCCTTTCTTGTTCCGTTGTTCGTCTCTCGCTCGATcgcgactctctctctctctctctctcttccctctcttcgaggaagaagaagaaagggaagggaagggaaatgAAATCGCGGCAGTTAATTCCGAGATTTGTGTCGATTTTTTCGGGGCCCAAGCTGGAAAGATTCGGCAAGTACATCTAATCTTGTAGCATAGTACCCTGTCCTCCCATGCCCCAATAGTGCCCTTTGCCCCTTTGCTTTCTTTCCTGAGAGACCTGCAGTGAAGTATGCTCACCCAGATTCATTCACTCATTTTTAAAATTGCAATCTTTGTGGACAAGTGAACGCACACATCCTCCTTATCCACCATCTCTTGCGAGTTGCGTGCGTGCTCACCAATTCCCCCCCATCTCCATTGCAGACTCTGCGGCCGCAGCTGCTGACAAGCCCACAAGAGTGCAGAATTgccaggacgacgacgacgacgaccagtTAAGAGAGGAGGGCGTCCGATTCCATGGAGGGCGGCGAGACGACGCTGTCGGCGTTCGGCGGCGACACCAAGGTGCTGCACGCGTTCCAGACGAGCTTCGTGCAGGTGCAGACGCTGCTGGACCAGAACCGGCTCCTCATCAACGAGATCAACCACAACCACGAGTCCAAGGTGCCCGGCGACCTCTCCCGCAACGTCGGCCTCATCAGGGAGCTCAACAACAACATCCGCCGCGTCGTCGACCTCTACGCCGACCTCTCCTCGCTCTTCGCCGCCTCcgatgccggcggcggcggccgcgccgcGTCCGAGGGCGGCTCCGTCGGCACCTTCCGCCAGGCGGCCGCCGCCGGGCACAAGAGGATCAGGTCCGGCCTCGACTGACTGACTTGTTGTCGTCGAATTCCACCAAAGccatttcttcttccttcttatctTAGCTAGCACTAGTACAGTAGGTAGCCACCACCAGCCGCAGCCAGGGACCTCCTCCCTTTTCTCTTCTCTGACTTGAGCTCTTCTTGTATCTATCGACGGACCGTACTCCTgcctatctatatctatctagcTAAATCTCCATTACGACACCTACTGTTACTTACTGTGTGATATGAGCAAGAGCAATCCTCTCCTACAACTAATTACCATCTTCTTGTTGCTACTATATGAGCTACTAGTACTTAGTATGAGAGGTATGTATTTTTGATGCAATGCAATTCATGATGATGCACGCAACATACAGAGTGAACTTGTCTGAATTCCCAAATAATACTATACCAAGTTTGCTGTGACGTCAAACTGCATTTCTTTTTACCCTGCATCATTCACCAGAGAACAAAACAAACTCTTTTCGATAACGGAATTCAGGGGGGCGATGCCATGACCATGATGGGGCCCCAAAGATCCAAGGGAACTCTTGAGCTGTCAGACACACACAGGTGAAAATTTTTCCCTTGAGATTTCATCTCTGCTTTACACACGCTGTCAGAGAAAGAGAGCAATGATCTCTTGCGAGCTCATGCTCATGCACAGCAGAATCTGCTGCCGCTTTCCATGATTGCGAGCAAGCCGCTCTCTGCTTTGCCTGAAATGCTTTTATCTTGTTTTCCACGCTGTCCTGCTCCCCTTTCTTTCGTCATGCTCGCTTGCTTGCGGAGTTCCCCTGCGACGCCACCATTGCTTCTTTCCAGCGCTCTCGACTTTCTCTCTCGCAGCAGCGGCGGCACTTTCTGCGAAAATCTCTGTTAACGCTGGGCGTTGTATCCGGCATTGGATGATGATGATTGCACCAGCTGTTTCTTAGAATTTCGGACTGCCCTGAAAGAAATGAAAGAAAAAAATTGCAGCTGCTGTGGAGAGGGACAGGGAAATGTAAAGCGCTTTTCCATGGCTCCTTTCACGGCGACGGCATGTTAGCCAACAATGTTTTCCTCCTACCATAAACTAGTGTTAGTCGGACTTATCAGTCTAGAAATTAATCAGTGAACATGCCAAATAATAGCAATACTGAATTCTTTTATTGAGCTTCGTAGACTATGGAAACAAACAAGCTCTAGAGCTTGTGTGGATTAGAAGCTGCTTCCACGACATGTCTGTTTGGACTACCTCTAGCTGATCTACGGGAAGCCTTAACTAAAGAAACTTAGACCCTCTTTTGCAGGATCTGTGCTTCTCCAAACACGGTTGAAACCAGGAAAAAACCATGTTGCTGTGACTTCGACTTCTTGGCAAAAATGGCTTCTGTTTCAccatttttgtttttataaacCACGTGTGTGCACCTTTGGCATGATTGTTTGATCAAGCCGATGAAGAAGCTCTAATAAAAATCGTGTCAAAAAACCTTACTTTGGACTTAGGGAGAAAAATGGCATCTTTACTTTAAAAAAATCAATAGAATCTAGGATTAGCGATGAACTTCCATGATTTCGAGGGAAAATTCTACTACTCTGCTACATAACCTAGAAAGTATGCGCAACCAATTACATTCGCACAACGTAAAGTTAGGATCACCGAGAAAAAAGAGATCTTTATGTGGCAGGCCGCCTCAGTTCCAATCATGCTGCGCTTGACCAGTATCCGGTGACCAAAAGAAGGAAGCAGCCCAGCCTTTTTTGACCACTCTTGACCCCTTGTGCTCTGCCCACTGCAAGCTTCTTTGCTTTGCAATAGCTTTGCTGCACGACAGCACGAGGCCATCTTCCTGTTCCAGTGCGTGTCCCTGTCCATCCTCAACTCCCTTGCCTTCCTTCAAAAGATTGCATCATCTCTCTCTGAAGTCTGAACCATGGCGCGCATGGATATCTGAAAACATTATTGTTGGGAGATGCAGTTAACCGCAGCCCGCAGGTTACTCCAAGATACGAGTATTGTATTACCCACAGGCCACAGTGTTAGTTTTGACGTAATTGCAGAACTTTTGGTAAATTTATGAAGAATCCTTCTAACAGTTTTCACAAAACAACtggttcgcttgagcttattcagaactacttttcaTTCATGGAACAATGCTTTTATCTCACAATATTTTAgaataagccaaatttcagcatattTGTTTGAAAATTGCAGAGCACCATGAAAGGTCGAATAATTATCTGAGTGACCACGGTTTGTAAAAACAAAAGCCCTGTTCgattctcttataatccgtacttttcagctcgTTTTTTCaggtgaaatattatttttctctcacaacaaatcagccggaacagtattccggcttgttttttcagcaaacAGGGCCAAAAGGTTGCGTGTGCCTTTAAATAGCAATATTTTCCCAAGAATATACATGCTATGTTTGGAAAAGAAAGATAATTTCTCAATATTACCTATTATCTATATATAGAGAGCCCCAATGTGATATTTTATTAGAGTACAAAAAGAAATATTATGAGGGGGTGTTTGTGACTGCTCCGCTCCATGTTTTTTTTAGCTAAACGGTTTTAGGTCCACGTATTCTGTTcgaggaaaaaaaataaaattgtgAGAGCGCCTAGGAACTCTCGTTTTTTTTTAGCTGCTCAACAGTGAAGTTCGTGGAAGCCCCAAACACCTTCAAACCGTTGCGATCCAGTGTACCATGATTGGATTGTTGACTTTCAAGCTAAGTCATTATTGCGATCCGATCCGATCCGCCGTCAGCCCAAGGACGGACGGCCCCGCAAGAATCTCAATTAAGGCCATGTTTAGCTGGCCATTGATTTGGCGCCGCCGGATTTTTTTTGACACTGTAGCGTAtcgtagtatttcgtttgtatttggtaataattgtctaatcggtgactaattaggcttaaaacgttcatctcgcaaagtacaaccaaactgtacaattagtttttgatttcgtcaatatttaatactctatgcatgtaccgcaagtttaatgtgacagagaatcttctttttacatagtgctaAAATTTGGATTTGGAATGAAATAAACATGGCCTAACCCTTTTTTGAACCTCTTCCGTCTGGCGGAAACAGCACATGATTTGTCAGTCTTGCTCACTCAACGATAAGATTGGTATTCCCGGCCCCGGCGTGGGACCTACATGATTAgctgtgggccatgtttgggatCGATCGGGCGAACGCACTTGAGCTCACCCAATCCTCAGCCTGTTCTTCTCGGCTTATAGATCGTGAATTATAAGCTACAATAATACTTTTTTTTCATACTAAACCAGCAAGTAATACTTTTTGTTTATAATCCACAATTacttcagccgaaacgaacagactGTATCGTCAGATGTAAGTCTGTAACAGTTTTAATGGAGTTCTATGAGAATTTTATAAAATTATATATAAACTGATATGGCACTCTTCTTTTTAAATTGTAAAacgttttgagtttttttagatacatagtttttctagatcttataatttggaacagagggagtagtataAATGAAAAAAGAGATAATAAAAATGTTTTATAGTGATGATAATAATctataatggccccgttcggcttgctgaaacttggctgcaACTGACTgaaaatattgttctgactgaattgttgtgagagaaaaacactgtttcggctggaaaaaaaaaaaaaaaagccgaacaagccggtctTAAGGTAAGTCGAATGGGGCCACTGTTTTCAATACATGAGAGTTTTAAAAAAATGTAACATGAAACCTCTAGTGAGACTGAATTAAAACCCTAATAGAATTAATATGCCAATTGACTTGAGCTTTTGGCTTGATTGTCTGTAAGAACAGAGCATACTTTTTTTCTGTTCCCTTTTCTCCTCACTCCAGATTTAGAAATCGAGAGGAAGGTAAGTCTAGTGACGGTAACGAGCGACGGGTGGCTAGATGGTGGCGGTGGGCTCTAAGCGAGGGTGTGACTACTGGAGATGCTATTGTAATGTGAAGTTGAGAGAGAGATGAAGAATGCACTATGCAAGCGCTGAGCCTTAGTGTCGCGTGCTCGTGCAAAGCTTGCCATAACATGACGTGGTTTAAGGTGGGTTGTTTTTGCCACTTGGATCAACTGGTGGTGTCTATTATGTGCTCGTCAAAATAGCCATTATCGGAGTAACTCCTATGGGAGTAATATATTGTGGTAACTGTTCGTTGCTTAGAGTAACACTTGTGATTACCCATTACTCCACGCCATGGTTACTCTTTGAGTAACATCGCTGGCGTCTAGGTTCGTTTCCAATCCTTTGGCTTCCTCTCTGCTAGGGCTACAAGAACAATGGGTCTCCTTCTATCTCGTGCATACCAAAGATATGACTTGCGCCATTATATTCTCTGTTACTAATGCGTTCACAGGTGACCTGGGAGAGCATGCCTCCAAATCATGACATCTATTGCGAACATGTACCGATGACGAAGCGATCGGGTTTTTGGGAGCGCACCTTCATCGCTCGCGTGGTCCGTGTCCCGACATTCCAGTACTAGACGAACGAGAACAACTACACAACTTTTCTTTGCACTGCATGTCTACATTGAATAGCCGACCATGTCTACATTGAGAAGGGTAGCCCCGGTGGGTACTTATTTGCAACCTATGTTACTTTTACTTATTATTTGATCATCAGTATGCTCAGCATGTctatattttaataaaaaaaagaaattttTATGAGGAAAACGTTGTGTTCTTTAACAAAATTTTGTCTAAACATATATCTAAGTGGGTCTTGTTTTGAAGCATTTATTATAACAAACACAATGCTGAAATTCAGATTTGATTTTGATGCTCGGTTTGTAAAGTACGACTCTTTTTAGTCTCGAAATATTGCTGCATGGTGTAATGGTGAGCAGTTTTATTTCATCTAGCATGCATGCTTCTCGTTTATACTTATTAAAATGGAGGATGGAGGAAAACTGACAGGGATGATGGTCCGCAGAATTGGTAAGCAGGGCGCGCGCGACTCGTGGATCCACCATCAATCATCCGCGCCTTTTGTAGCCTCACAAATGGAAAGCCTAGCTCCggtcctctctctcctctcttccccCAGAAGGGTTCGATCGAGTTCGGTTCCGCTTCCTTCCGGCTCGCCGCCTCCTCGGCTCCCGCGGCGGACGCAGACGCTGCCGCCGGCGCGATCTCCACACACGGACGAGAGATCTCGGTAATGAAACCGGTTTTTGAACCCAATCGAATTTCCCGTGGCTTCCCTTTTAACGTGCATTTGCAGTGTGGTGATACCGCTGCTTCCCTTTTAACGTGCATTTGCAGTGTGGTGGCAATGCGTGGCTAGTTGCGTCGTTGCTATATCATCTGAACAGAGAAGAAGGCGACCGGATCCTGCAGCAAAGGCAGGTCCCACTGTAACAGTGTTTTCTTCCCCTACTATTTGTGCGCGTGTCCGATTACGTTTCATCCTCGGTCCCAATCAGACGATGTTTAATAATTAAACTGTAATCGGACAGTTTGGACTCTGTCCCAATACTCCTACAAACTAGGCCGGATGTCACATGAAGTCTGTAAGTTTTCAGAATATCAAGCTAGgaattttaataatttataatAAATAAAACACTTTGGTCAATAACATAGTTAAATATTTGGATGATTACAAATTCGAAGATGAATATGCAAAGAATTCTGTTTGTGGTTCTTTGTGTTAA harbors:
- the LOC136539643 gene encoding protein ELF4-LIKE 4-like; the protein is MEGGETTLSAFGGDTKVLHAFQTSFVQVQTLLDQNRLLINEINHNHESKVPGDLSRNVGLIRELNNNIRRVVDLYADLSSLFAASDAGGGGRAASEGGSVGTFRQAAAAGHKRIRSGLD